The Bdellovibrio sp. NC01 genome includes the window GGAATTGTCGCTCACGTAAGTGATTCCGCCACCACATGCGAGAGCACTACCTGGATACAGGACGGCCTTTAGTAAAGAACACTCAAGCAGATTTGCACGAAGCGATTGTGTATATTGTATCGGCCTCTTGCGAGTTCACGAGTTTGCATCAATTCTCAAAGTGTTATTGTTGAAATAAGATATTCGTGGAAAACGCATAACAAGGAGGCCACTATGAAAGCAAGTCTACTGCTAGTAAGTGCACTTCTGCTGGGGACTCTGGCAGAAGCTTACGATGATGACTATCATCGCAACACAATGAATCCGACAACAAGTGATCAATACCGTACACCAGAACAAAGAGAATTCAGCTCTCGCGCGGCTGAAAACACATACGAGTCCACAGGCCGAAGCATGAGAGATAAATATATACGTGCTTCAAATACAAGCCACGATACTTATCAAGATCAATACAAAGCCAACCAATACGATCGCACTCGTGAATAGATTGATCTCTCATAAAAAAAGCGGCAGAATATACAAAAACAATAAGAAAATAAAAAGCCAGGGCCGTACAACCCAATGCCAACCAATGTAGCGAGGATCAAAAAATCAGAATTTCAACGCTTAATTTGAGATTCATCAAAAAGAGGTGACCCACGGATCTCTACCCGATTGTGTCTTGGCTTCATCGTCTTCGTCCTTTTGAAGAGCAGTCCACTTATATATAGCAATAAGCACAGCCTGTTCTTTTTCTCCGTCGATATAGGCATTTAACATATCACTATATTCGACATCATAGATCTCACAAAGCTGCTTCAGTACAGCGATTGATGGTTTTGCGGAGCCTCGTTCGATGTTTGAAATGAATTGGTGATTTGATTTGCCGATCAACTCGGCCGCTTCCCTCTGAGTCAGCGCTTTATTCATCCGCTTCTGTCTCAAAAATTCATACAAACTCATGTGCATCCCTCGTTGCTGTGTTGTGGAATAGTTATTCTCCGAATAAATCTTATCGAGTAGTTATAGACTATAAATATTTATAACCGGAAATAGCGGAGTCATGAAAAAAGGCGAACCGACTCACGTGAATCCGAAGGTTCAACGATGATATTTTTTAAATTAACATTGGGCCCGAAAACTTCTAATGCCCACTTGGAGATGAAGCGCAACGTTCCCATTCAGACTTAATTTTTTTGCTCACTTTGCGATGACAAAGATTCATATATTCTTGGGTCATTTCTGATTCTTGGACGCTGTAGATTTCGCAAAGTTTTTTTAGAACTTCAATCGATGGCACGGACTGGCCACGCTCGATGTTAGAAATGTATTGCCCTTGTTGATCCTTACCCAGCAATTGCGCTGCCTCCGACTGGGTAAGGCGTTTATTGATGCGCAACTGTTTGATGTAAAGACCAAAGGTGTTCATAAATAACTTTCAAGTTAGCAGAATCTTTGTCGCACCTTCGCACGGAAACTTCGCAATACAAAGTTACGTATTTGAAACCAAACTCAAGCAAACGCCTGCGTTAAGGATTCCACCGTCCCTTACGCGTAAACTGTTTTTTAAAATCTTCAGTAATAACCCTGATTTCTTCTTGTAAGAATTTTTCAAACAAAAGTTCGTCATCATATTTAAAGATCTTGGCCAATGTCTTCAAATGCGCCACGGGTGGCGTAGAAATACCACGCTCCCAGTTGGACACATACTGAGGAGTTGCATACTGCAACTTTTCTGCGACTTCAAATTGTGTCAGATGTGACTGAACACGGAGTTCGCGCAGAAGCTCAGCGAATTCATTTCTTCCCATCATAAACTAGTTCCCATTTGCGGCACGCACTAATCTATCGGTGTGGAGTTTCCATTTTCGCAAAGCCTTTTCAGCCGCAATCGTTTGAACTTCAGTTAAGTATTTCGGCCACACCTCATCGGGATGAACTTTGTAGACTTCACACATTTTGCTCAACAGACTCATAGGTGGAAGTCTTCGGCCCATTTCAATGTTTGATAAAAATTGACTGTGGCGTATTCCAAAAAGTTCAACCGCCTTTTTTTGTGAAAGACCGACACCTCTTCGTAACTCTTTAATATGTTTTCCTAGTTCCGACATAATTCTCAATCCTTTGATGACTCACGCGTGATATAAAAAACTAAATCCGTTCGTTACCAATGAACAGTTATTAGTCTTTCAGATAACTCGCGTACTTTAAGCCGATTATTGTCGAAAATGCAGACACAAGATTCTCAATTTTTTGTTGATATTTGTTTTTAGAAATTTACCAAGTAAATTACAGAAAATTCTCATTCAGGCTGCGCGGAATTCACCGCAAAAACGTTCAGTTTAATTAACAAGATTCAACCTTCCTCGTGCAGCAGTAGATTCATCGCAAAGAACATAACGACACTCTTGGAAATAGAACCTAGTTTAACAATAGGAATTCAATTCAACCAACCCTCTATCTAACAAGGAGAAAAGTAATGGCAACACGTTCAAGTTCTTCCCGCCGTCATTCTTCGGGCTCTTCACGCAGAGGATTCGCTTCGATGGATCCAGAAGAACATCGTAGAATTTCAGCAATGGGTGGTCACGCAAGTCATGGTGGCAAAGATGGTCAGGTTCGTCGTTCTCGTGACGAAGACTATGACGAAGATAATTATAAAGATGATGAAGATTATCGGGAGAATGAATCTAGGTATTAGATCATAGCGGAAGCCTCACCCGGGTCGAATCTCCCTCGACCTGGGAATTACCCCACTACCACTTCAAAAGTTTGACGTCAGCTAAAGAGCCCTTTGAACAGCCATGATGGCCCGTCTTATTCACTTCATACTTCCCCATGACAGTGACCTTGCTACGATTAATGGCGCCGTAACTATGCAAACCATCTTTGGGAATGTCGAGCCAAATATTTTCGTCACACTTCACTCGGCCACTATTATCAGAAAGAGTTGTATTATCGGGTTCAAAGCTTGCGTAGCCTTCAACTTTTAAGAACGTGCCGTTGAAATTGCGGGAGTTCTCCAAAACCGTGGCAACACTGACCGCCGGAAAAAGTTTCCCAAAAGTTTGGGCGTCGTCGCGAGTGATTCCATACCAATAATCTTTGCCGTTAGAAAAACCGCGCATCTGTAAACATTCATAACAAATCAAGAAGTCTGCTTTTTGCCCGGCTTTCTCAACATGAATGCGATGACGTGAATTAAAGCACGCCCTTGTGGGCGCTTTCGGATCAAATGATTTCGTCGCTCTTTCAATTTCGTTCTTAACGATTCCAATACCGTCGCGATCAAGCTCAGTTTGATTCAGAACTTTGTAATTTTCTGGTTTTAGTTCGCCCGCGGGTTCTGGATTCACAGAATACAAAGTCATCGAATCGGGATTATCGAAGATCTTCAGAAGTTCTTCGGACTCTTTTTCAATTTGCGCATTAACGAGTGCTTCGCGCGCAGCCCTTTCTTCGCCGGGCGTGCGAATGATCTTGGCTGCTACGGTCACAACCAGCGCACTCAAGAAGGCCACCATAATTCGAACCAACATCGACGATCTCATGGCCCCCATAAATAGGGCCATCTTTTCATTCTGTCTAGAGGGAAACGACGGCGAACCCATAACGTAATGCAAGCCTATAAATATTCTTTGTTTAGTAAAGATAATTTGACTGGCTGATGCCCCCGTTTTGCCGAACGACGTCACCAAAAGCCAACCCAGAGCTTGATGAAAAAGCGAGTCTTTTGAAACCCATCCCTAGAGTTGCGCATCTTTACATTTACCGAAATGAGTCGATGGGGTTTGCCGTGAAGATGAGCGTAAAAAACTATTACGTTTGGCAGGAAGTTAAAATGGGTATCCTATGGGCCCGAACGAAGCTTCACAAAGTAGACGAAGCTGAAGGCCAAGCTGGCGTGCGCCAATGCTCACTGGTTGACCACGTGCCGCTTGCAACCGAAGCGAGCCGATAATATTGACATCCCTTAAGAACGGAGCACAATCAAAGTTCTTGAGGACCGGTATGATTGAGATCGTCTTAGGTGTGTGGTTTGCGTGTTTAAGTTTATCGGCGATTGTCGTCAGCATTAATTTTTACCTGACACGCAAACAGCTGCAATCCCGCAGCCTTCAGATTTTAAATCAGAATCTTGTTAAGATCGACCTTTTCTGGTCAAACTCAAACGCCGATTTTAATACGCTAACGGAAAATGCCATTCAACTTGATGCTAGAAAAACTCTGCGCAACACGTTGCTAGTGGGCTTTCTGGGAATTGCCAGTGTGCCTGGTTTTTTATTACTAACAGCAGTTGTATTGTCAGTCAGATTTTTAGCGCGTTCACGCAAAGAAGTCGCAACGTTTCGCAGTGAATTGGCTGAAAGAGATTTAAGTAAAGACGAAGTTGAAAGACTCGTTTCAGAACTTCGCCATATTCATTAGAAAAAATTATTTAACACCTGGATTGGAAATTCCCATCATACCACCACCCGGGAAGCCCATGTATCCACCCTGCCCCGGATTATAGGGATTGTAGCCATTATATCCAGCCGTGATTTCGCACGCCTTATCTGCAAATGGATTCTTTTTATTTTTGGCGTTCGCACAGAGTTTTGCACCGAATGCACTGCCCGCTTCATGCTGAGCGACCGTCCATTCAAAGTCGACATCATAGGTCGCAACTTTTTGTGAAGCTTTTTTGTAGCGTTCATCACTCCAGCCTGAAGGTTTGAACAACTTGCCTAAAATACCTTCATTAGGATTCATTAAATCCTTGGGGCCCTTATAGCGAACATCTGAACATGGCAAATTCTTGCCCGCGATACTGCCGCCGCCGAAATACCAATCAGAATACAATTGTGCCGCATCACCTTGACCGACATATCCTTCGATCTTTTGCAGAACGATCTCTTTTTCGTCTTTCTTCAGACCCTTGATATTGAACTGATATAGCAGGTTGCATTTCTGCATCGTTTCTTTATCGAATTTCGAACAGTCAACTTTACCGTCTAACTCGTCAGTCCAAACTTTCAAAACCTTGTCTTGAATCGTTTTGGTATCGTTCAAATCCGACACGCCTAAGCTCTTCGCAATCTGTTCAGAGTCTTTGATCTTTCGGTTATTGGCTTCGCACATACGGATGCCACGATATAAACGAGCCGCTTGCTTTTGCACGGTAACGGCCGTCTCTGGCGACATGCCTTTTTCAACCATTTTACAGCCCAGGAATGCGGAACCATAGACGTGATAGTACTTACCGGGAATATGTTTTTCTTTTTCTGGATCTTGAACAGACATGATTTTGTCTTTCAATGCTTTTGGAATATCCGCTGATGCTGACAACGAACCTGGCAAATAGAAATCAGAACTTTGCGCGGGACACTCCAGTACCGACACCATGCCTTTTTGACTCTGCAGGGCTTGTATTTGTGAATTCAGATACGACGCCTGTTGTCCTAAAATATATGTCTTCTGTTTTTCTTCATCAGAAGCGTCAAATTTTGCAAAGGATGCTTTAAGCTTCGCATCCATTTTCTTTTTCATTGCTTTGACTTGTTCAACTTGATTTTTGACTTTGTCTTTTGCGGCATCTGATGAGTCCCAATACGAATAAGCGCCTTGAGCGACATCATCATGACCGCACATTCCGATAAGCTGTAAAGCCGCTTCCGGATTGCCATTGGCATGCTTCATCGCCAGATCCAAAACCCAGCCTTCTTTGTAGTCTTTTTTATCCCCAACGCCGGCTTGATCCGTCAATTTCGCGCGGTTGTCTTTGCACGAATCCATCAAACCGTTTTTCATAAGCTCAAGCCAATTGACTGAAGCTTCTTTGGTTTTATCAAGTTCACGATCACATTGATTGTTCTTCTTAAGTGTGGCTCTGATGTCGTCGTAAAAACCTTTGGCCGCGTCTTGAAAGCATTTATTTTTTTGGTATTCCCGAGTGAAATAAGCAGAGATGCCGCGATTTGATCCGCCGACAGAAGAATCACCCTGATAAGCTTCAGGATTCACAATTTTCATGTACTCTTGCAAACCACTTTTTAAGTTTGAATCCGGAATATAATCAATCGCTTTATTAACAAGACTGCCCGTTGAACTAACGGCCGACTTTTCTTGTGCATCTTTACCCAGTGTTGGATAAAAACCCTGCGGCATCGGTCCTACCATGCCACCTTGCCCCATCCCCATGCCCATACCCAAGGTACCAACGCCGTTAACCATTTCTTGGTCGCCGACAGTGATCTTTGCCGAGGCGGAATTCACGATAAGTGCAATGATAAGAAAGGCATAAAGTTTCATGCTTTCTACATCGGCACTTGGAATATCAAAATGAACTAGCCTTCGGTCTTAAATAGTTTCGCTGCTATAAAACCGATAAAGTGCTTATGAAAAAGAATTTACTGATTCTAACCCTTTCAATGATGGCATCCCTACAAGCGCAAGCTTTTGATCGTTTGTACTGCCAATCAAGCCTGAAAGGTTGGATCATCTCTTCTTCCAATCAAACTCGCGATGCCATTTTAACGCCACAGAAATCAAGTGGAACATTCACACAAAAACAGGCTTCTGAATTGGTGCTGATTGGCGACGAAGCAGAAACCTTGCTGACGGTTTTCCCGTGGAATTCGTTATACGTTCGCACTCATGCGACGACAAAAACGAAGTACAACGTGTTCACACAAGAATCGAAATCGGGCTTCGTCATCGAGCTGCAAAACAAGATTAATAAATCGACTCGCTCTTTCGCCTGCCGCTATACGTTCTAGCCCCTAAAGTGTGACTTTCTGGCCTCTGTCTGAGTGTGTTTTTGCGCACTCAACAAGATGCACCACGAACTAGAATACAACTCATAGAGAACTTCATTGCCAAAATGGCCGTAAAATCCTATTTTTTCCATAGAAGGGCCCCCTGAAAATTAGGGCTTTGGAGACTTCAATGGAAAGCACATATAAAAGCAAACGTCCGGTGAAAATTCCTTACTCGGGAACAGTTTTGCTTGAGATGTCACTTCTTAATAAAGGCACGGCCTTTTCAGAATCAGAGCGCAGAGAATTAAAACTTCATGGACTTGTTCCACACACGATTGAAACAATCGAAGAACAAACGACTCGCGCCTACACTCAATTTCATCAATTCAAAGCGGATCTAGATAAACACGTTTACTTGCGCAACCTGCAAGACACGAACGAAACGCTTTACTACCACATGATCAATAAACATCTGACCGAGATGATGCCGATCATTTACACGCCGGTTGTGGGCGAAGCGTGCCAACACTTCTCTGAAATCTACCGTGCGAACCGTGGTCTTTTTATTTCTTACCCAAATCGCGATCACATTGATGACATGCTTGCCAACGTCACAAAAAGAAATGTGAAAGTTATCGTCGTCACTGATGGCGAACGTATCTTGGGGCTTGGTGACCAAGGTATCGGCGGCATGGGCATTCCGATCGGTAAACTATCGCTATACACAGCGTGCGGCGGCATCAGTCCCGCTTACACATTGCCGATTGTGTTGGATGTTGGAACGAACAACGAACAATTGATTAACGATCCACTGTACATGGGTTGGAAACATCCACGTATCACGGGCGAAGAGTATGAAAACTTCGTTGATGCTTTCGTCAAAGCCGTGAAACGCCGTTGGCACGATGTTCTTTTGCAATTCGAAGACTTCGCGCAAAAGAACGCTTCCCCTATTTTAAAAAAATATCGTGAACAAATCTGCTGCTTCAATGACGACATTCAGGGAACTGCCGCAGTGGTACTTGGTTGCTTGATTGCAGCAAGTCGCGCTAACGGTGGAAAGCTTCGCGATCAACGTGTGGCTTTCTTGGGTGCGGGATCTGCTGGTTGCGGTATTGCAGAACAAATCATTTTGCAGATGAAGCGCGAAGGTTTAAGCGACGCCGAAGCTCGCGCACGCATTTACATGGTCGATCGTTTTGGTCTATTGACTGATAAAATGCCAAACCTTTTGGATTTCCAAAGCGCCTTGGTACAAAAAACCGATGCCCTGACTTCGTGGAATACGGAAGGTGAAGAAATCTCTTTGCTAGAAACTGTGCAAAACGCGAAGCCAACAATTTTGATTGGTGTGTCTGCTCAACCGGGTCTTTTCACTGAAGAGATCATTCGTACTATGCACAAAAATTGTTCTCACCCGATTGTGATGCCGCTATCGAATCCGACTTCGCGTGTGGAAGCTCTGCCAGAAAATATTATTCGTTGGACAGACGGTGCTGCACTTGTTGCGACAGGGAGTCCGTTTGCGCCAGTGACATATAACGACAAAGTTTATCCCATTGCCCAATGTAATAACTCGTACATCTTCCCTGGTATTGGCCTTGGTGTTTTGACTTCAAAAGCTCGTCAAGTCACAGACGGTATGATGATGGCAGCAAGCAATGCGCTGGCTGATTGCTCACCTATGGCGAAAGATCACAAAGGGGCATTGCTACCAAATCTTGCCGACATTCGTGAAGTGTCCCGTACAATCGCTTTACGAGTGGCAAAAGCGGCCATGGAAGATGGCGTTGCTAAGAAAGTATCTGACGAAGAATTACAAAAATCTTTGGACGAGAATTTCTGGTATCCCGAATACCGCAGCTATACGAAGGCTGACTGGTAAATATTTTAGGCGAGACGTTGTTGGCGCAACTTCTCGCCCACTTTGATCACTGCCGCAATCACGGGCTTCAATTCCCGCCCCAACTCAGTCAGTGAATATTCCACAGATGGCGGCGATGTCTTCAGTTGAGTTCTATTTATCAATCCCGACTTTTCCATGCGCTTAAGTCTGGCACTTAAAACTTTCGCAGATACCTTTGGCATATCCGTGCGCAGTTCGCTAAAGCGACGAGGGTTGTGATAAAGGACCCACAAGATATTCGCCGTCCACGTCCCCGAGATAAAACGCATGCACGTCTCTAAAGGACAATCCGATGCGGTTGGGTCTATTTTGGTTTTACGGCGTTTCAACATGGCTCACCACTTTTCTAGTTTCCAAACGGTAACTGCTTTTACTCGTAAGGCAGTACAAATTTATTTACAGAACTAGCATGCAATCGTATTTTTGAAAAGCAATCTGACAAAAAGGAGATTCCTATGAAGTTATACTTTTCACCTGGCGCCTGCGCTTTGGGTCCACAAATCATTCTGCGCGAAGCGGGTCTTAACTTTGATCTAGTCAAAGTGGATTTAAAAACAAAACAATTCGAGGGTGGCAATTATTTCGAAGTAAATCCTAAAGGCTACGTTCCTGCTTTGAAGTTGCCGGATGAGTCTTTACTGACTGAAGGAAGCATTATTTTGCAATGGATCGCGGATCAAGTTCCGGAAAAAAATCTGATTCCTCGTTTGGGTACGCGCGAACGATATACAGCCATGGAATGGTTGAATTATATTTCTTCAGAGTTGCACAAAGGCTATTCGCCATTATTCTATGCTCATGTTCATAACGAAGAAGCTTTAAAGTGGAATCATGAAAAAGTCGCAAAACGCTTGAGCTTACTTGATAAACATCTTGCCGATAACGACTACATCTTAGGTTCTGAGTTTTCTGTTGTTGATGCGTATGCATACAACATTCTTCGCTGGTCCAACATCACAAAAGTAGATTTGACACCATTCACGAATCTTCAGTCATTCATGGCCAGAATGAATGAAAGACCGACAGTGAAAGCCGCTGTTGCTGCGGAAGGCATTCGTCTTTAAAAAAGTATGTTCAAGAATAAGCGCGTCGCCTGATCGGGCTTCGCGCTTATTCGAATTATTTCAATGTGCAAGTCACGTCTGTATAGATTGACTTCCAGATTTCAGAATAACTGCGACCTGACGATCTATCATCCAGAGCTTGAACGATTTGTTTTCCCGTCAATGTTTTGCCGTAAGCAGTTGGGAAATAGAAATAAACCGAACCGTTCGCATTAGCACTTTTCGTTAAATCAATAGAAACCGTGCCGCCGCCAGCAGGGTCTGCTGTCACTGAAGTGAGCTGACCTTGCTCATCCAGAAACGCGTATTCATCATCAATACTGAAATTCACGCGACCCGCTGTAGTGACGTACTCACCACCGCCAGTAACATGAACCACGTTGATCGCGGGTTTACCCGTACACCAGGGACCTTCGCCATCGCTATCGAAATCACAAGGGTTATGTGCAACCGGTGCCGAGACTTGCACGTCATTTAATACCAACTGACAAGAGTTACCGTCTTGATCAACACCAGCCAAAACACGGGCTTGAGCTGTCATCGACATGGCCATCATCGCGCCAGCAATAATCATATTTTTCATGGGGGACTCCTTTAATGGGAATGCCGTCCTTATACGAAATACAAATGGGAAAGAATATGCATGTTTTCACATATATTATATGCAATAATGTATATATTATGACGAAGTATCCACGCCACCTGATCGAATCGTTCATGACTTTCGCGACTGAAAGAAATGTCGTTAAAACCGCGAACACTCTGGGAATTTCTCAACCCGCACTCAGTCGTCACTTGCAACAACTTGAAGAACTTGTCGGCGAAAAGCTGTTCCAAAAACAAGGTAGACAAAAGACTCTATCCCCTATTGGCCATGAACTATTTGCGCGCATTCAGCCCACTTGGCAAAATTACGATGCGATTGTCGATGGGGTCGTTTCAAAATTCTCTATCGAACCACAACAGCCCGTAAAGATCTATGGCCCCGCAGAGCTTCTGTCACGCACGGCTGCTAACTTAACGTTCCCACATCCGTTGATCTTCACGCCAACTCGTAGCGGGACTGTTTCTGAGAACGTTGCTAAAGATGAAATTGCAATTGGTATCACACGCGTTGTCCCTGACAATCTTCAGGTCAGCGCCCGTGTTCTTTTCAAAGAAGGATTTCAGATCATCTATCCGGCAAAATGGAAGATCGCCACACCCGCAACAGAACGTCAGCTTATGCAAAAGCTTAACTCCTACCCAATCCTTGCTTATGGCGAAGATTTTTCTTTTCCCGAAGAGGCTTGGAGCAAATACAAACTCGAAGGCCAACCCCAGATTCTGCGCGTTTTACAAAATTGGGAGGTACTGCAGACCTGGGTCGAAAATGGATTGGGTTGGGCTGTTGCGCCAGCGAATTTACTGCGTAAGAGCTCAAAGATCATGGCAACGCCTGCATCCAATGATCTCGCACCGCACGTGAGTTATCACCTATTATACAAAAAAGATCTCATTCGCATTCCGTGGTTTAAGGTCTTAGTGAATGAGATCTTAGAAACTTACAAATCTACCTGATCATATAGAGGCTGGCGTTCTTTTCGCTGGCTGCACTACTAAAAACTGAAATGCACACAGGGACAGCAATCCACAGAACAGAATGACTCCACTCATCGGGAAGGCTGTACCGTTATGAAAATAACTTACGAAGTACGAAGACACTGAAGCCATACTCCACTGCAAACACCCATAAAGAGCTGATGCCGTTCCCGCCTGATGGCCTTGTGAAGACAGGGCTCCGGCTAAAGAGTTCGGACTGATAAAATTCAAACTCGCGAGGAAAATAAAAATAGAACCCAAGAAGACATACTTCGAAGGACCACTCCACGCGAAAAGTAAAACACACGCAGAGGCAATCGCGGCAATCCGCACACTCCAACGTAAAATCGTATCTGGAGCCCAACGTGATAACAAACGACGATTCACTTGTGAAGCCAAGACTAAACCCAGCCCATTCAAACCAAAGATCAAGCCATATTTTTCTGAAGGTATTCCCAGAAGCTCAATAAATACGAACGGAGAACCCGCTATATACGCGAACATTCCCGCGCGCACGGCCGTGTCTGGAATCAGGTAACCAACGAAATTTCTATTGCCTAAGAGTTTGATATAGGAAGTAAAGACCGTACCGATTTTTAATTCAGTTTTTCGCACCTTGCTTGTTTCAGGCAAGAAAATAGCGATCGCAATCATGCACAGCAAATTGGCGCCTGCTAATACAAAGAAAATCGCTTTCCATCCGAAGTGTTCGTTAATCACCGCACCCACGGTTGGCGCGATAATGGGTGCAATCCCCATCACTAAAGCCATATTAGACAAAAAAGTCGCGACTTGTTTCGTATCAAACAGGTCACGAATTATCGCACGCGTAATCACCATACCTGCGCAACCACCCAGGGCTTGCAACAAGCGAAAACCGATGAAGGTTTCAATATTTGGGGCGAAAGCACAACCCAACGTCGCAAAGAAATAGACAAGCATTCCCAATTGCAACGGCAGCTTACGGCCAAAGCGATCCGCTAGCGGTCCATAAAAAAGTTGGCCGAAGGCCATACCAACGAAAAACGTCGATACCGAAAGCTCCACGTTTGACATTGTCGTCATAAAATCCTTTTGAATACTGCCAAAGGCTGGCAAGTACATATCAATAGTCAAAGGATCAAGCGCCGTTAGAGTTCCTAATAATAAAACCAAACCAATGCCGTTTAAGAGTTTACTATTTTCTTTATCCATGGTGATCATCCTTACTGGCATTCCAATAACCAGTTGCTTTCACCCACTGTTCATTCGCGCCACGAACAGTGACCAGTAAATCGCGCAACTGCATTGCTACGGATTTTTCTGTCGCAATCCACACGAAATAGTCGCCAACAGGAAAACCCGTTTTTAGAATTTCATTTTTAAACTGTTCTGCGGATCCAGGCTTACGCCCATGGCGATAAAGCCATTGCACTTGCACATTTTCAGACAGTGGCAATTGAACACGATGCGTTTCATCTTCAACTTCAACAATCACAATGGCCTTAGAGTGTGCAGGCAATTCGAAAAGACGGCGTCCAATAGATGGCAACGCTGTTTCGTCACCAATCATCAAGTACCAATCGAAGCTATACGGAACAACCCTAGATCCGCGAGGTCCACCGATTGTTAATTCGGCACCTACTTGTGCCTGTGACGCCCATGATGAACCTGGCCCTTCACCGTGAAGCACGAACTCAATATCCAACTCTAAAGCATTGTTGTCGTATCTGCGCGGTGTATAGTCACGCATGATAGGTTTATCTTCTCCAGAAGAAGGTAAAAAGACCTTGATATGATCATCGGGCGATAACGATACAAAATCTTTAAGCTCGGAACCGGTAAAAGTAATCCGGCGCATACGGGAATTTAATTCTTCAATCTTCTTTACCGTTAATGTGCGCTGTTTCAGTTGATGCATCACCGTTTTAATTTCACGATCTGGTGTTGACATAAATTTACCCTTTGAGCTTTCGAATCTCTTCAGTGGCGCGGTCAATAACTTCTGCCACCTTCAGTT containing:
- a CDS encoding helix-turn-helix domain-containing protein gives rise to the protein MSLYEFLRQKRMNKALTQREAAELIGKSNHQFISNIERGSAKPSIAVLKQLCEIYDVEYSDMLNAYIDGEKEQAVLIAIYKWTALQKDEDDEAKTQSGRDPWVTSF
- a CDS encoding helix-turn-helix domain-containing protein is translated as MNTFGLYIKQLRINKRLTQSEAAQLLGKDQQGQYISNIERGQSVPSIEVLKKLCEIYSVQESEMTQEYMNLCHRKVSKKIKSEWERCASSPSGH
- a CDS encoding helix-turn-helix domain-containing protein; translated protein: MMGRNEFAELLRELRVQSHLTQFEVAEKLQYATPQYVSNWERGISTPPVAHLKTLAKIFKYDDELLFEKFLQEEIRVITEDFKKQFTRKGRWNP
- a CDS encoding helix-turn-helix domain-containing protein, whose translation is MSELGKHIKELRRGVGLSQKKAVELFGIRHSQFLSNIEMGRRLPPMSLLSKMCEVYKVHPDEVWPKYLTEVQTIAAEKALRKWKLHTDRLVRAANGN
- a CDS encoding KGG domain-containing protein codes for the protein MATRSSSSRRHSSGSSRRGFASMDPEEHRRISAMGGHASHGGKDGQVRRSRDEDYDEDNYKDDEDYRENESRY
- a CDS encoding NAD-dependent malic enzyme → MESTYKSKRPVKIPYSGTVLLEMSLLNKGTAFSESERRELKLHGLVPHTIETIEEQTTRAYTQFHQFKADLDKHVYLRNLQDTNETLYYHMINKHLTEMMPIIYTPVVGEACQHFSEIYRANRGLFISYPNRDHIDDMLANVTKRNVKVIVVTDGERILGLGDQGIGGMGIPIGKLSLYTACGGISPAYTLPIVLDVGTNNEQLINDPLYMGWKHPRITGEEYENFVDAFVKAVKRRWHDVLLQFEDFAQKNASPILKKYREQICCFNDDIQGTAAVVLGCLIAASRANGGKLRDQRVAFLGAGSAGCGIAEQIILQMKREGLSDAEARARIYMVDRFGLLTDKMPNLLDFQSALVQKTDALTSWNTEGEEISLLETVQNAKPTILIGVSAQPGLFTEEIIRTMHKNCSHPIVMPLSNPTSRVEALPENIIRWTDGAALVATGSPFAPVTYNDKVYPIAQCNNSYIFPGIGLGVLTSKARQVTDGMMMAASNALADCSPMAKDHKGALLPNLADIREVSRTIALRVAKAAMEDGVAKKVSDEELQKSLDENFWYPEYRSYTKADW
- a CDS encoding helix-turn-helix domain-containing protein encodes the protein MRFISGTWTANILWVLYHNPRRFSELRTDMPKVSAKVLSARLKRMEKSGLINRTQLKTSPPSVEYSLTELGRELKPVIAAVIKVGEKLRQQRLA
- the gstA gene encoding glutathione transferase GstA, whose protein sequence is MKLYFSPGACALGPQIILREAGLNFDLVKVDLKTKQFEGGNYFEVNPKGYVPALKLPDESLLTEGSIILQWIADQVPEKNLIPRLGTRERYTAMEWLNYISSELHKGYSPLFYAHVHNEEALKWNHEKVAKRLSLLDKHLADNDYILGSEFSVVDAYAYNILRWSNITKVDLTPFTNLQSFMARMNERPTVKAAVAAEGIRL
- a CDS encoding LysR family transcriptional regulator, whose protein sequence is MTKYPRHLIESFMTFATERNVVKTANTLGISQPALSRHLQQLEELVGEKLFQKQGRQKTLSPIGHELFARIQPTWQNYDAIVDGVVSKFSIEPQQPVKIYGPAELLSRTAANLTFPHPLIFTPTRSGTVSENVAKDEIAIGITRVVPDNLQVSARVLFKEGFQIIYPAKWKIATPATERQLMQKLNSYPILAYGEDFSFPEEAWSKYKLEGQPQILRVLQNWEVLQTWVENGLGWAVAPANLLRKSSKIMATPASNDLAPHVSYHLLYKKDLIRIPWFKVLVNEILETYKST
- a CDS encoding multidrug effflux MFS transporter, with translation MDKENSKLLNGIGLVLLLGTLTALDPLTIDMYLPAFGSIQKDFMTTMSNVELSVSTFFVGMAFGQLFYGPLADRFGRKLPLQLGMLVYFFATLGCAFAPNIETFIGFRLLQALGGCAGMVITRAIIRDLFDTKQVATFLSNMALVMGIAPIIAPTVGAVINEHFGWKAIFFVLAGANLLCMIAIAIFLPETSKVRKTELKIGTVFTSYIKLLGNRNFVGYLIPDTAVRAGMFAYIAGSPFVFIELLGIPSEKYGLIFGLNGLGLVLASQVNRRLLSRWAPDTILRWSVRIAAIASACVLLFAWSGPSKYVFLGSIFIFLASLNFISPNSLAGALSSQGHQAGTASALYGCLQWSMASVSSYFVSYFHNGTAFPMSGVILFCGLLSLCAFQFLVVQPAKRTPASI